The genomic segment GTAGGATTAGCTTCAGTAGGTGGAGCTTTTATTGGGTGTGCTCCATTATTGATTAGTATTTCAGCAGATCTTACTAAGAAATATGTAGTTCCATCTACCTGTAGTGATGAATTAAGAGATATTGAGTATGAAGTATGTATTGCTACCAGCGAATCATCGATAGATGTAGGTGCATTTGTCCTCACGGCAGCAGTTAGCGGTGGGCCACAACTTGCCAAACACCTTGGGTCTTTTCATAACCCAGGAAGACTTACTAAAGCTGCACGACTTTATATAGCTTTAGATATTGCCGATGATATACACACTTTTGGTGAAGTAGCTATGATTGGTCTTGATGTCATAAATACTACATTTGAGCATTATATTCATCCGTCTACAGGAATAGTGCAGTCATATGGTTTTAGTAATATGACCTATGTTGGTTCTAGGATTCCTATGCTTCAAGGGCAGGACTTACAAGTAATGACAACACTTCGAAACGACTTCAATATTCAGCCAGCGGCGAGTTGGGACAATATGGCTAATCCTATGTTCTTGAATGTGGCCGTTCATCCTGACAGGGGTGTCTATGAAGACGGCCCGCAGTCGAGCATTGCACCTCAATGTCAGGTGATTAATCAGAGTATAGCCTATGACATTACATGGGACATTGAGGACCATGATAATTTGATTTACTCCACATCCGTCCCCATTTCGAGTTTGCCCGGGTTTGTCGCGGGGCAGCCATACATGGCCAGTATTGTCTCCAGCGGCTCTGATTTGTGCTCAAACAATGGCACCGGCAACGACCAATGTATGCTTAATCAGTGTACGGTGGAAGGCGCTGTGATTCACACTCCAGGTGGCGAAGGAGTTGATATTCCATCATCGAGTGTCCTTGAGGCTATCTGGGTAGGAATTGGTTCTATATTTGGCGGTATAGGTGGAGGATGGAAGAGTTCCGCGCTACTTCTTGATGATGATGCTGTCTCGGGACATGTGCTCAATATCCAACCAGATACGATCGTGCTTCTCAATCCAGCCACCATAACGGTTATCATGGACACATCTGACATTCAATATCTTGATTCAGTTCATGTTCTTTATATGGGTAGGTGGAATGATAGCCAGGGAGAGTGGGAGAGACTTCCAGTCACCTTGGACAGCAGCACCGGAATGGTAACTGTTGTCGATACACGCTTTGGTTATTATGCACCGATCATAGCGCATAATTCTGGTTGCTGCGTCGGAATCCGCGGTAATGTCGACTACGTATTGCCCGATGAAATCAACATTGCTGACCTGACTTACCTTGTGGCTTACCTATTCACAGGAGGGGCAGAGCCGCCGTGTATAGATGAAAGTGATATAGACGGCAATGGTGAGATCAATATAGCCGACCTGACCTATCTCGTCGCCTACCTGTTCACGGGAGGACCCGCCCCGGTGGCGTGTCCGTAGGTTTGGGATGATTGTCGAAACTGAAGACAGTGTCGACCTACAAGACTGGATGCCGGATCAAGTCCGGCATGACAAGTCGTTGTAGGTCAGACTTTCGGCAGGAGCGCGGGGCTCCTGCCCTACCAAGGCCGGGTACTGTGGGCCACCAAGAAATTAGCATGGCACCCGGGGCTCCTGCACTACCAGAAACAGGCGATGCCTGCATGCCCAAACAAGTTTGAGCATGCCACCCGACAGAAAGTTATCCGTTTTCAGGCGGAAATGCAGTGGACATTTGCGTGAAACGGTAGTAACCTTCAGGCCAGAAGGAACAAGCAAAGCTTGTGTGCTAGACGGGGAGTTAGCGGTGCCCTGTTACCCGGAATCCGCTCTACCGGGGTTGAAGTCCCACCCGAGGGCTTAGCGGTCGATTGATTTCGACGGGTAAGCAGTGATGAGGGTCGGGTCCTGTACAACAGAAGCCTATGAACTCCGTCAGGACCGGGAGGTAGCAGCGGTAAGTAGATCCTTGTGTGTGTTGCAGGGGTGCTCGGCCGGAGCCGGCTGCTCTTAGAGTCTTTCGGCGGCGGTTCGGAGGTGGGTGCACAAAATATGGCCCTCCGGTTTTATACCGGAGGGTTTTTCTTTTTTCTCGGATTTGAACAGATATCAGACTTGACCGCGATCATACTTGAGCTTTCGCCCATACAGAAGATCATCACCCCAAACCGACACCGTCCTGGCAAACGCGGATCGTTTCAAACCGGACCGAACTATGTTGTGCACCAGCGTCGGAGGATGACTGTAAGGACAGGCCCGCATACACAAACCGCAATCAGTACCAATTCGCCGCCAGTAGTGTATACATTTCTCAACATTCAGAGGCCATTTTTCAACGCCATACACAGATTCCGTAGTGCCTTTGGGAATAGCACCCGACGGACAATTGCTGACACATTTGAGACACTTGGCACAGAAGTCCTGTACGCCGAATACAATCGGTTTATCCGGAATAAGCGGCAAATCGGTCGTTACAGCTCCCAGTCTGAACCGCGGGCCGAACTTTGGCGAAATCAAGTATCCCATACGACCCAGTTCGCCCAGACCGGCATCGTGAGCCACCGGTGGCAGCATGATCTGGTAGTTACTTCCGGAAACATGCGCCCGGGCGGGGTAGCCGAGACTGCGAATATAGTGAGCAAGCGACGTCGATATTTGTGATGATTGAAGATACCTCAGGGCTGATTCGTGCATTAGTGGCAGACCGGGAGCCTTTTCCACCCTCTCATAATCCATCTCAAAACAGAAGACAATAGCGAACTTGTGGTTGTTTTCAATATGTGTCCCCCACGGCTCTGTTCCCCGACCAACATGAGAGTAAACCCACATGGGGTTCAATGTGGCTATGCCGACATCATCAGCCCCCAGATTGCGGATCAGTTTCTTCATTTGGACTGTCATCTGTTCCGCTGGTACTTCAACGCGCTCATCTTTCACAGGGCCGTCCACCCGCTGGGCATAACCAACGATTACGTCAAACATGCGGTCGATCAGAATGGTGCGGATTGGATCATAATATCGCCCGCCCGGTTCGAGCAACTCCGGTAGAGTGCGCATTCGGTCATCGATCTCTTTTAACTCCGGTCGGCGAGAGTAATATTGGTTGTATCTTTGATCATCGGGGAAATACTCTTCACGCGAGAAGACCACATCCCGCTCATCGACCCGGTGAGTAATCTGCCCGATAGTCATTGATTTTGTACGTCCTACTGGAGAAAAGAACAACAGAGCTACGAGGACAACAGCACCCAATGGGATAGCCAGGAATTGCTCCGACAACTGGATGTACATTCCATACCAGGCCAGTTCAAGAAAAACCAGAAATATCAGACTGACATATGCCGCGCGCGGCCTGCGCTCGATCATCGACGAGGTCGCCATCAGGATCAGAAGAACGGAAAGGGCTCCTCCTGCGATAAAATACAACACTAGGAGCCAACTCACGGTTGTTGATCCTTCAAGAGCATAATTAAAGTTAACCGTTACTAAGCAGAGTGGCAAGTTTCAAGATGTGATCACAAGCATGTGCCGAACATACACATTTTTTCGTTAGATTGTGCGGTTATTGCCGGGGTCACTCTCTTTGTATGAAGTCTACTCGGATATCTAAGAAATGGTTTCTCAAAACCGCGCTGTCGTATCTGGGAACGCCCTATATCTGGGGCGGCGATGATCCGTCCGGGTTTGACTGTTCGGGACTGGTCGTAGAATGTCTCAAGTCAGCCGGTTTACTAAGCGAAAATAAAGATTTCACTGCCGACGACCTACTACGGCACTTCCAACCTAATGCTGTCGAACTGCCTCGCTCCGGGGCGTTGCTGTTTCGGATCGACTGCAACGGCAGAGCCGGACATGTGGCGATTTGTCTGGATCGATATTTCAAGATCGAAGCGGCTGGTGGAGGGAGTGGCACCACTGATCCGTCAAAGGCATGGCGCGACAACGCATATGTGAGAATTCGCCCTTTGCATTTTAATCCCACCTGGCATCGTGTGGTCTATCCCTTCGCCGACTGAACAACCCACCACCGGATACTCCCACCCTGAGGACCTTTTCTCACAACTGGTTGTATAAGCGACAAATCGACCCGTGATGGCAGAAACCCGGGTTTTTTTATTGACCGGTATTTAGCAGGCAGTTAGATTGGCGCTAGTTGAGAATGGAATAAAATGTGTTCTTCATAGGGAGGATGTGAAACGAATGAAAAAGCTTGGATTGATGCTGATGTTGAGCCTTCTGATGGCTGCTG from the Candidatus Zixiibacteriota bacterium genome contains:
- a CDS encoding reductive dehalogenase, producing MSWLLVLYFIAGGALSVLLILMATSSMIERRPRAAYVSLIFLVFLELAWYGMYIQLSEQFLAIPLGAVVLVALLFFSPVGRTKSMTIGQITHRVDERDVVFSREEYFPDDQRYNQYYSRRPELKEIDDRMRTLPELLEPGGRYYDPIRTILIDRMFDVIVGYAQRVDGPVKDERVEVPAEQMTVQMKKLIRNLGADDVGIATLNPMWVYSHVGRGTEPWGTHIENNHKFAIVFCFEMDYERVEKAPGLPLMHESALRYLQSSQISTSLAHYIRSLGYPARAHVSGSNYQIMLPPVAHDAGLGELGRMGYLISPKFGPRFRLGAVTTDLPLIPDKPIVFGVQDFCAKCLKCVSNCPSGAIPKGTTESVYGVEKWPLNVEKCIHYWRRIGTDCGLCMRACPYSHPPTLVHNIVRSGLKRSAFARTVSVWGDDLLYGRKLKYDRGQV
- a CDS encoding C40 family peptidase, coding for MKSTRISKKWFLKTALSYLGTPYIWGGDDPSGFDCSGLVVECLKSAGLLSENKDFTADDLLRHFQPNAVELPRSGALLFRIDCNGRAGHVAICLDRYFKIEAAGGGSGTTDPSKAWRDNAYVRIRPLHFNPTWHRVVYPFAD